One region of Fusobacterium sp. DD2 genomic DNA includes:
- a CDS encoding SpoIID/LytB domain-containing protein, producing MKILKKLTVGIIVAMVLTACSSTERLRETGKIGSGKVEKSKVASGNYDLDYSFFKSRKLPIPDNFKGNANDYLIPRNDTLKKYGYDFFVKYNEDKALKFYKDLEVEGYGDNSPYWRWKIELTKKEFFNAIKNNLVAVYRTRPRDVLTLSDGIWDMKRITASDIGEIKDVEVAARGRSGVVTYIVVTTNKNRFLVAKELNVRKLFALNSQSTNSGDIYLYSAKGGSGEYNPNPLRKNIGLLPSGYFAIETSGKNVTIYGGGNGHGVGMPQFAAFDLAKNHGYKYDKILHKSYPNTKIKNMYSLKGIGKTINVGITTYTGWLDHSRVVLVSNGKMRIDGAGFKIDVPAKQNVVIVNKGNRLWVSVNGKHRVKTIRPLEITAYGYYITIDGLKRMHTFSPRYRGDLVVKPSSTNSRAMRIINIVKIEDYLKQVVPSEMPQSFGLEALKAQAVAARTYALSDYIKDRYAKDGFHVKDTTESQVYNNQVENDDANKAIEMTEGEVLLYNGKPIDAKYFSTSSGFTEAANYIW from the coding sequence ATGAAAATACTAAAAAAACTGACAGTGGGTATAATTGTAGCGATGGTACTTACAGCATGTAGCTCTACTGAGAGACTTAGAGAAACTGGTAAAATTGGCAGTGGAAAAGTTGAGAAAAGCAAGGTAGCAAGTGGAAACTATGATTTGGACTATAGTTTTTTTAAAAGTAGAAAATTGCCAATACCTGATAATTTTAAGGGGAATGCTAATGATTATTTAATTCCTAGAAATGATACTTTGAAAAAATATGGTTACGATTTTTTTGTTAAGTATAATGAGGATAAGGCACTTAAATTTTATAAAGATCTAGAAGTTGAGGGATATGGAGATAATTCACCATATTGGAGATGGAAGATAGAACTTACTAAAAAAGAGTTTTTTAATGCTATTAAAAACAATCTTGTAGCTGTTTATAGAACACGTCCAAGAGATGTATTGACACTTTCAGATGGAATTTGGGACATGAAGAGAATTACAGCTTCAGATATTGGAGAGATAAAAGATGTTGAAGTTGCTGCCAGAGGTAGATCAGGAGTTGTAACTTATATTGTTGTTACAACAAATAAAAATAGATTCCTTGTTGCAAAAGAACTAAATGTGAGAAAACTTTTTGCTTTAAATAGTCAATCTACAAATAGTGGGGATATTTATCTTTACAGTGCAAAAGGTGGAAGCGGAGAGTATAATCCAAATCCATTGAGAAAGAATATAGGTCTTTTACCTTCAGGATATTTTGCTATTGAAACAAGTGGAAAAAATGTAACTATCTATGGTGGTGGAAATGGTCATGGAGTAGGAATGCCACAATTTGCAGCTTTTGACTTAGCTAAAAACCATGGGTATAAATATGATAAGATACTACATAAATCTTATCCAAATACTAAAATAAAGAATATGTATTCATTAAAAGGAATTGGAAAGACAATAAATGTTGGAATTACAACATATACTGGATGGCTTGATCACAGTAGAGTTGTACTTGTAAGTAATGGAAAAATGAGAATTGATGGAGCAGGATTTAAGATTGATGTCCCAGCAAAACAAAATGTTGTAATTGTAAATAAAGGAAATAGATTGTGGGTAAGTGTCAATGGAAAACACAGAGTAAAAACTATCAGACCTTTAGAGATAACAGCATATGGATATTATATTACAATAGATGGATTAAAGAGAATGCATACTTTCTCACCACGTTATAGAGGGGATTTAGTAGTAAAACCATCTAGTACAAATTCACGTGCTATGAGAATAATAAATATAGTTAAGATTGAGGATTATTTAAAACAGGTAGTTCCAAGTGAAATGCCACAATCTTTTGGACTTGAGGCATTAAAAGCTCAAGCTGTAGCAGCTAGAACTTATGCTCTTAGTGACTATATAAAAGATAGATATGCTAAAGATGGATTCCATGTAAAAGATACAACTGAAAGTCAAGTTTATAATAATCAGGTAGAAAATGATGATGCAAATAAAGCTATTGAAATGACTGAGGGAGAGGTTCTTTTATATAACGGAAAACCTATAGATGCCAAGTATTTCTCTACATCTTCAGGGTTTACAGAAGCAGCAAATTATATATGGTAA